In Phaeobacter porticola, one DNA window encodes the following:
- a CDS encoding NAD(P)H-quinone oxidoreductase yields MSEMMRAIEIRESGGPDVLRECERPVPLPDHGQVVLKVAYAGVNRPDALQRAGKYAPPPTASDLPGLEASGEVVAVGAGVSNLALGDLVCALLPGGGYAEYVATPAVHCLPVPAGLSMKQAACLPETCFTVWSNVFSRGGLQAGERFLVHGGSSGIGTTAIQLASQLGARVFTTAGSDEKCAACLTLGAERAINYRDEDFVEVMKAEGGANLILDMVGGDYIPRNVRALADDGRMVHIAFLSGPKVELNFAQIMARRLTLTGSTLRPQSDLAKAQIAQDLREVVWPLIEAGKMAPVMDQTFALADAAVAHARMESSTHIGKIVLEVGDAV; encoded by the coding sequence ATGAGCGAAATGATGCGTGCGATTGAGATCCGGGAGTCGGGCGGCCCTGATGTCTTGCGGGAATGCGAACGCCCTGTGCCCTTGCCGGACCACGGCCAGGTGGTGCTGAAGGTTGCCTATGCAGGCGTCAATCGCCCTGATGCGTTGCAACGTGCCGGAAAATATGCGCCACCACCTACGGCCAGTGATCTGCCGGGTCTTGAAGCCTCGGGCGAGGTGGTGGCCGTTGGGGCCGGTGTCAGCAATCTTGCGCTTGGAGATCTGGTCTGTGCGCTGCTGCCGGGCGGTGGCTATGCCGAATATGTCGCGACTCCGGCGGTGCATTGTCTGCCCGTGCCTGCGGGCCTGTCGATGAAACAGGCCGCATGTTTGCCCGAGACCTGCTTCACTGTCTGGTCGAACGTTTTTTCGCGTGGTGGCTTGCAGGCAGGCGAGCGATTCTTGGTGCATGGCGGCTCATCCGGGATTGGTACAACGGCGATCCAGCTGGCGTCCCAACTGGGCGCGCGGGTGTTCACCACGGCTGGATCTGATGAAAAATGCGCGGCGTGCCTGACGCTCGGCGCAGAGCGCGCGATCAACTACCGCGATGAGGACTTTGTCGAAGTCATGAAGGCTGAGGGTGGTGCGAATCTGATTCTCGACATGGTGGGCGGTGACTATATCCCGCGCAATGTTCGTGCCTTGGCGGATGATGGTCGGATGGTTCACATCGCGTTCCTGTCTGGTCCAAAGGTAGAGCTGAACTTTGCCCAGATCATGGCGCGACGGCTGACGCTGACCGGGTCGACCCTGCGTCCGCAGAGTGATCTGGCCAAGGCACAGATTGCCCAAGATCTGCGCGAAGTGGTCTGGCCCCTGATCGAGGCGGGCAAAATGGCACCGGTGATGGATCAGACCTTTGCACTGGCTGACGCGGCAGTGGCCCATGCCCGGATGGAGAGCTCGACCCATATCGGCAAGATCGTCCTGGAGGTTGGTGACGCAGTCTAA
- a CDS encoding GMC family oxidoreductase, with the protein MDWDYIIVGAGSAGCVLANRLSAAGQRVLLLEAGGKDNYHWVHIPMGYLYCINNPRTDWMYRTEAEAGLNGRALIYPRGKVLGGCSSINGMLYLRGQAADYDGWRQRGLIGWGWDDVLPYFKKSEDYVDGPSDMHGVGGEWRVENQRLHWEVLDDWMQAAAEWGLPKVTDFNTGNNEGVGYFRVNQRSGWRMNTAKAFLRTATGENLKVETGAHTRRILIENGRAVGVEYSQGGAVKTARTGGEVLLSAGAINSPQILQLSGLGPADLLRDHGIAVQRDMPEVGQNLQDHLQLRCAWRLKGAKTLNTLANSLIGKAKIVAEYAMRRSGPMSMAPSQLGAFSRSRPDLATPDLEYHVQPLTLEAFGQPLHDFPGLTASVCNLRPESRGEVAITSADPMQAPRIAPNYLSTEGDRQVAVAAIRQARAIMGQGAMQRYAPQELKPGGGSDDEADLMQAAGAIGTTIFHPTCTVRMGAEEAAPLDDALRLRGVGGLRVVDASVMPMIPSGNTNAPTIMIAEKAADMILSDHRG; encoded by the coding sequence ATGGACTGGGATTATATCATTGTCGGGGCAGGCAGCGCGGGTTGCGTACTGGCCAACCGGTTGAGCGCGGCAGGTCAGCGGGTGCTGCTGCTAGAAGCGGGTGGCAAAGACAATTACCACTGGGTGCATATCCCGATGGGATATCTTTATTGCATCAACAACCCGCGCACCGATTGGATGTATCGGACAGAGGCGGAGGCCGGTCTGAATGGGCGCGCGCTGATCTATCCGCGCGGCAAGGTTCTGGGCGGTTGTTCGTCCATCAACGGAATGCTCTACCTGCGCGGACAGGCGGCGGATTATGATGGCTGGCGCCAGCGCGGCCTTATTGGCTGGGGCTGGGATGATGTCCTGCCCTATTTCAAGAAGTCCGAGGATTACGTCGACGGCCCCTCTGACATGCACGGGGTCGGCGGCGAGTGGCGGGTGGAGAATCAACGTCTGCACTGGGAAGTACTGGATGATTGGATGCAGGCCGCCGCCGAATGGGGCCTGCCGAAAGTTACGGATTTCAATACCGGCAACAATGAGGGCGTTGGCTATTTCCGGGTGAACCAGCGGAGCGGCTGGCGGATGAACACCGCGAAGGCGTTTTTGCGCACGGCGACTGGTGAAAACCTGAAGGTAGAGACCGGCGCCCACACCCGGCGCATCCTGATCGAGAATGGCCGTGCCGTGGGGGTGGAATATAGTCAGGGTGGCGCGGTGAAAACAGCGCGGACCGGTGGTGAGGTGCTGCTGTCGGCCGGGGCCATCAACAGCCCGCAGATCCTTCAGCTGTCTGGTCTGGGTCCGGCAGACCTGCTGCGCGACCACGGGATTGCGGTGCAGCGTGACATGCCTGAGGTCGGTCAGAACCTGCAGGATCATCTGCAATTACGCTGCGCCTGGCGGCTGAAAGGGGCAAAAACACTCAATACGCTGGCGAATTCTTTGATCGGCAAGGCAAAAATTGTAGCTGAATATGCCATGCGCCGGTCCGGTCCGATGTCGATGGCCCCCAGTCAGTTAGGGGCGTTTTCCCGCTCGCGCCCGGATCTGGCGACGCCGGATCTGGAATACCATGTCCAGCCTCTGACGCTGGAGGCTTTTGGTCAGCCGCTGCATGATTTTCCGGGGTTGACGGCAAGCGTCTGTAACCTGCGCCCTGAAAGCCGGGGCGAGGTTGCGATAACCAGCGCGGATCCAATGCAGGCGCCGCGCATCGCGCCGAATTACCTATCGACCGAAGGCGACCGTCAGGTCGCGGTTGCGGCGATTCGACAGGCACGGGCGATCATGGGGCAGGGGGCCATGCAGCGTTATGCACCGCAGGAGCTGAAACCCGGCGGCGGTTCGGATGATGAGGCGGATCTGATGCAGGCGGCAGGCGCGATCGGGACAACCATCTTTCATCCGACCTGCACGGTCCGGATGGGCGCGGAGGAGGCGGCCCCGTTGGACGACGCGCTGCGTTTGCGCGGGGTTGGCGGCCTGCGGGTGGTTGATGCCAGCGTGATGCCGATGATTCCCAGTGGCAACACCAATGCGCCGACGATCATGATTGCGGAAAAGGCAGCTGACATGATTTTGAGCGATCATCGCGGGTAA
- a CDS encoding COQ9 family protein, translated as MTTEHNTAPVAEDVIDQLLDAALMHVPFDGWSAASFAAAVADAGVDSTLAEVLCPRGAVDLAVAFHKRGDVLMLERLADEDMTGLRFRDKIARAVRLRLEVVDDKEAVRRGTTLFSLPQYAGDGVRLIWGTVDEIWTALGDASEDINWYTKRGSLAGVYSSTVLYWLGDDSLDHQASWEFLNRRIDNVMQFEKLKAQVQSNPLLKPLLAGPNWLAQKIKAPTARDDLPGRWTTPRS; from the coding sequence ATGACCACTGAGCACAACACTGCCCCTGTCGCTGAAGATGTCATTGATCAGCTTCTGGATGCCGCGCTGATGCATGTGCCGTTTGATGGCTGGAGCGCTGCGAGCTTTGCCGCAGCGGTCGCAGATGCCGGAGTCGATTCGACACTGGCCGAAGTGCTTTGTCCACGCGGCGCGGTGGATCTGGCCGTGGCCTTTCACAAGCGCGGCGATGTGTTGATGCTGGAGCGCTTGGCGGATGAGGATATGACCGGCCTGCGGTTTCGCGACAAAATCGCGCGGGCCGTCCGGCTGCGGCTTGAAGTGGTGGACGACAAGGAAGCGGTGCGACGCGGCACCACGCTGTTTTCCCTACCGCAATACGCAGGTGACGGGGTTCGGCTGATCTGGGGCACGGTCGATGAAATCTGGACCGCGCTGGGCGACGCGTCGGAAGATATAAACTGGTACACCAAGCGCGGATCGCTGGCGGGGGTGTATTCCTCCACTGTTCTTTATTGGCTGGGTGACGACAGCCTGGATCATCAGGCCAGTTGGGAGTTTTTGAATCGACGTATCGACAATGTGATGCAATTTGAAAAGCTTAAGGCTCAGGTGCAATCCAATCCGTTGCTCAAGCCGCTGCTCGCCGGGCCAAATTGGCTGGCACAGAAGATCAAGGCACCAACGGCGCGCGATGACCTGCCGGGTCGCTGGACCACGCCGCGCAGCTGA
- a CDS encoding ribonuclease T2 family protein: MRRIKQALMALVIATGGIGLGTLTATTAQGEGEIAGQFDYYVLSLSWSPNWCALEGDAKRSEQCNPRVDHGWTLHGLWPQFHRGWPSYCRTSEAPPSRQQTRAMADIMGTQGLAWHQWKKHGTCSGLSPRDYFTLSRRAYEQINRPAAFRKLQQQVTLPASLVEQAFLQVNPDLRPDTLTITCRDGHIQEARVCLSRDLTPVPCGRDVIKDCTRKNAIFEPIR; this comes from the coding sequence ATGCGCAGGATCAAACAGGCTCTCATGGCGCTGGTTATTGCAACCGGCGGGATCGGGCTGGGCACCCTGACCGCGACCACCGCACAGGGGGAAGGCGAGATAGCCGGTCAGTTTGACTACTATGTGCTGAGCCTCAGCTGGTCACCAAATTGGTGCGCACTGGAAGGAGACGCCAAAAGATCAGAACAATGCAACCCGCGCGTAGATCACGGCTGGACCCTGCATGGTTTGTGGCCCCAGTTTCATCGTGGCTGGCCCAGCTACTGCCGCACCTCCGAAGCCCCGCCATCACGCCAGCAGACCCGCGCGATGGCCGATATCATGGGAACACAGGGGCTTGCCTGGCATCAATGGAAGAAACACGGCACCTGTTCCGGTCTATCGCCCCGTGACTATTTCACCCTGTCTCGTCGCGCTTATGAGCAGATCAACCGCCCTGCCGCCTTTCGCAAGCTGCAACAGCAGGTGACCCTTCCGGCCAGTCTCGTTGAACAGGCATTTTTGCAGGTCAACCCCGATCTCCGACCAGATACACTCACCATCACCTGTCGCGACGGTCACATCCAAGAGGCGCGCGTTTGCCTCTCCCGAGATCTGACCCCGGTGCCCTGCGGCCGCGACGTGATCAAGGATTGCACCCGCAAAAACGCCATATTTGAACCGATCCGCTAG
- the rpsU gene encoding 30S ribosomal protein S21 — MQVSVRDNNVDQALRALKKKLQREGVFREMKLKQHFEKPSEKKAREKAEAIRRARKLARKKAQREGLL; from the coding sequence ATGCAGGTTAGTGTTCGCGACAACAACGTCGATCAGGCGCTTCGTGCCCTGAAGAAAAAGCTGCAGCGTGAAGGCGTCTTCCGCGAAATGAAGCTCAAGCAACATTTCGAGAAGCCGTCCGAGAAAAAAGCGCGCGAGAAAGCTGAAGCGATTCGACGTGCCCGTAAACTGGCACGTAAGAAAGCACAGCGCGAAGGCCTCCTCTGA
- a CDS encoding protein phosphatase, with protein MEDGSLSENRSGVGPDASAAQSAMPLTLHALSVADGILALCQLPGAGGNYDADIQHIREWQPGLVISMTADDEHMAVGADNIGADLQSIGCRWIHLPIPDFCAPPPDILSRWPDASHLARKALVGGGRVLIHCRGGCGRSGMAVLRLMTECGERPDVALARLRAVRPCAIETEAQMAWAYGPRRIPGN; from the coding sequence ATGGAGGATGGATCGTTATCTGAAAATAGAAGCGGCGTTGGACCCGATGCGTCAGCGGCGCAGAGCGCCATGCCGCTGACGCTGCATGCGCTGTCGGTAGCGGATGGAATCTTGGCGCTTTGCCAGTTGCCCGGTGCAGGCGGTAATTACGACGCTGACATACAGCATATACGGGAATGGCAGCCGGGATTGGTCATATCCATGACCGCGGACGATGAGCATATGGCAGTTGGCGCGGACAATATTGGCGCTGACCTGCAGAGCATAGGCTGCCGTTGGATCCACCTGCCGATTCCAGACTTCTGCGCCCCACCGCCGGATATCCTGAGCCGATGGCCAGACGCGAGCCACCTGGCGCGCAAGGCGTTGGTTGGTGGCGGTCGAGTGCTGATCCATTGCCGTGGAGGCTGCGGACGCTCTGGAATGGCGGTGTTGCGGCTGATGACGGAATGCGGTGAACGGCCGGATGTGGCACTGGCACGGCTGCGGGCAGTCAGGCCATGTGCCATCGAGACAGAGGCGCAAATGGCCTGGGCCTATGGACCGAGGCGGATTCCCGGAAATTGA
- the recR gene encoding recombination mediator RecR, producing MIKNSTTDIEDLIALMAKLPGLGPRSARRAVLHLIRKRALLLTPLAETMSEVAATARECLNCGNVGTSDLCTICEDLTRANGELCVVEEVSDLWAIERAGVFKGRYHVLGGTLSALDAIGPEDLRIPRLVDRVQSEAIREVILALNATIDGQTTAHYIADQLHGQARLTSLAQGVPIGGELDYLDEGTITAALRARKDI from the coding sequence ATGATCAAGAACTCCACCACTGATATCGAAGACCTGATTGCCTTGATGGCCAAGCTGCCAGGGTTGGGGCCGCGTTCTGCCCGTCGGGCGGTGCTGCACCTGATCCGCAAACGCGCCCTGCTGCTGACCCCATTGGCCGAGACCATGAGCGAGGTCGCAGCCACCGCCCGTGAGTGCCTCAACTGTGGCAATGTCGGCACCAGCGATCTCTGCACAATTTGTGAAGACCTGACCCGCGCCAACGGCGAGCTCTGCGTGGTGGAGGAGGTCTCGGATCTTTGGGCAATTGAGCGCGCAGGCGTCTTCAAGGGGCGCTATCACGTGCTGGGTGGGACGCTGTCAGCGCTGGATGCCATCGGCCCCGAGGATCTGCGCATCCCGCGTCTGGTCGACCGCGTACAGAGCGAAGCAATCCGCGAGGTGATCCTGGCACTCAACGCGACCATCGACGGTCAGACCACCGCCCACTACATCGCCGATCAGCTGCACGGTCAAGCGCGCCTGACGTCGCTGGCACAGGGTGTGCCAATCGGTGGAGAACTGGACTATCTTGACGAAGGCACCATCACCGCTGCCCTGCGCGCCCGCAAGGACATCTGA
- the ppk2 gene encoding polyphosphate kinase 2, which yields MTSDHDPDSFDWLDAELQDTLDEDFEIEFAEPMLSMELRKIYRSQHPEMLDRKVYFRNLLRLQAELIKVQDWVQHTGAKVCILFEGRDSAGKGGVIKRITQRLNPRVARVVALPAPSRREQSQWYFQRYVPYLPAAGEIVLFDRSWYNRAGVERVMGFASDDQVEQFFQDVPEFERMLVRSGIILLKYWFSITDEEQQLRFMMRIHDPMKQWKLSPMDLESRIRWEQYTKAKEDMFERTNIAEAPWYIVEGNDKKRERLNCIEHLLTKIPYRDVPSERVSLPDREYKPDYERQVLPDDLYVPKIY from the coding sequence GTGACCAGCGACCATGACCCTGATTCCTTTGACTGGCTGGACGCCGAACTTCAGGACACGCTGGACGAGGATTTCGAGATCGAATTCGCCGAGCCTATGCTGTCGATGGAATTGCGCAAGATCTATCGCTCGCAGCATCCGGAGATGCTGGATCGCAAGGTCTATTTTCGCAACTTGCTGCGGTTGCAGGCTGAGCTGATCAAGGTTCAGGATTGGGTCCAGCATACCGGTGCCAAGGTCTGTATCCTGTTTGAAGGCCGCGACAGTGCCGGCAAGGGCGGCGTGATCAAGCGGATCACCCAGCGTCTGAACCCGAGGGTGGCGCGGGTCGTGGCGCTGCCTGCGCCCAGCCGCCGTGAGCAGAGCCAGTGGTATTTCCAGCGCTATGTGCCCTATCTGCCTGCCGCGGGTGAGATCGTCCTGTTTGACCGGTCGTGGTACAATCGGGCGGGGGTCGAACGGGTGATGGGCTTTGCCAGCGACGACCAGGTCGAACAATTCTTTCAGGACGTTCCCGAATTTGAGCGGATGTTGGTGCGCTCCGGGATTATTCTATTGAAATACTGGTTTTCCATCACGGATGAGGAGCAGCAGCTGCGTTTTATGATGCGTATCCACGATCCGATGAAGCAGTGGAAGCTGTCGCCGATGGATCTAGAAAGCCGCATTCGTTGGGAGCAATACACGAAGGCCAAGGAAGATATGTTCGAGCGAACCAATATCGCCGAGGCACCTTGGTATATTGTTGAAGGCAACGACAAAAAGCGTGAGCGTTTGAACTGTATCGAGCATCTTCTGACGAAGATCCCCTATCGTGACGTTCCAAGCGAGCGCGTCTCTCTTCCGGACCGAGAGTATAAGCCCGACTACGAACGTCAGGTGCTGCCAGATGATCTCTATGTGCCAAAAATCTATTGA
- a CDS encoding DUF2189 domain-containing protein, protein MERTIGNPISWLAKSLGLTGAHVSASVDHLGSDKIASMPKVLQLDFADLRAALRAGWHDFGACRSDAIALVFLYPLIGIALVVLSLSMNLLPLIFPLILGFSLIGPVAAVGLYEMSARREAGFTPSWMDAFSVLRSPAFLSILALGIYLAALAVLWLMIAAAIYNRTLGPEAPQSFAVFAQDIFMTAPGWAMLLIGGAVGGLFAFVALAVSLVSFPLLLDRHVGLPIAVATSLRVVRQNTVVTLTWGAIVALSLLLAAIPMFAGMIIVVPVLGHATWHLYRRAVA, encoded by the coding sequence ATGGAACGCACTATCGGAAACCCTATTAGTTGGCTTGCCAAATCACTTGGACTGACCGGCGCGCATGTCTCAGCTTCGGTTGATCACCTAGGCAGCGACAAGATTGCCTCAATGCCAAAGGTACTGCAGCTTGATTTTGCGGACCTGCGGGCTGCCTTGCGGGCCGGATGGCATGATTTTGGTGCCTGCCGCAGCGACGCCATCGCGCTGGTGTTTCTCTACCCGCTGATCGGCATTGCGCTGGTTGTTCTCAGTCTGTCAATGAACCTGTTGCCGCTGATTTTTCCGCTGATTTTGGGATTTTCCCTGATCGGTCCGGTTGCTGCCGTCGGTCTCTATGAGATGTCGGCCCGCCGCGAAGCCGGGTTTACCCCCAGTTGGATGGATGCATTCTCCGTGCTGCGCTCGCCCGCGTTTTTATCGATTCTGGCACTGGGGATCTATCTTGCGGCATTGGCCGTCTTATGGCTGATGATTGCAGCGGCGATCTACAACCGTACCCTTGGCCCTGAGGCACCACAGTCGTTTGCGGTTTTTGCACAGGATATCTTCATGACCGCGCCGGGATGGGCAATGCTTCTGATTGGCGGCGCCGTCGGTGGATTGTTTGCCTTTGTCGCGCTTGCGGTCAGCCTGGTGTCTTTTCCGCTGCTGCTGGACCGTCACGTCGGGCTGCCCATTGCGGTCGCCACGTCGCTGCGGGTCGTGCGGCAAAACACGGTTGTCACACTGACCTGGGGGGCCATAGTGGCCCTGTCATTGCTACTGGCTGCCATCCCGATGTTTGCGGGCATGATTATTGTGGTCCCGGTACTGGGACACGCCACCTGGCATCTCTACCGCCGTGCAGTGGCTTAA
- a CDS encoding DUF1013 domain-containing protein, giving the protein MAKPLMARATAVWLVDNTTISFKQIADFVGMHELEIQGIADGDVATGVKGFDPVANNQLLQEEVDKAEKNPLHKLKLKFNPAAAGEEKRRGPRYTPLSKRQDRPASIYWLVKFHPELSDSQVSKLVGTTKPTIQAIRERTHWNIANIQPIDPVALGLCKQSELDAAVQKAAAKKAAEGGVMSDDERRKLVSTEQSLEMDAESRMPTAIEGLETFTLGGNNRSESEEEEKIVDADSFFNLPAGGDDDEDEDDADPRF; this is encoded by the coding sequence ATGGCAAAACCGTTGATGGCTAGGGCGACCGCCGTGTGGCTGGTGGACAATACGACGATCAGCTTTAAACAGATCGCCGATTTTGTTGGTATGCACGAGCTGGAAATCCAAGGCATTGCCGATGGCGACGTTGCCACAGGCGTGAAGGGATTTGACCCGGTTGCCAACAATCAGTTGCTGCAGGAAGAGGTCGACAAGGCTGAGAAAAACCCGCTGCACAAGCTGAAGTTGAAGTTTAACCCTGCTGCTGCTGGCGAAGAGAAGCGCCGCGGCCCGCGTTACACGCCTTTGTCCAAACGTCAGGATCGCCCGGCCTCGATCTACTGGCTGGTCAAATTTCATCCTGAGCTGTCGGACAGTCAGGTATCGAAATTGGTTGGCACCACCAAGCCGACCATTCAGGCGATCCGCGAGCGGACCCATTGGAACATTGCCAATATTCAGCCGATCGACCCGGTTGCGCTGGGCCTGTGTAAGCAGTCCGAACTGGACGCTGCGGTCCAAAAGGCCGCTGCCAAGAAAGCTGCCGAAGGCGGCGTGATGAGCGATGACGAACGTCGCAAGCTGGTATCGACCGAGCAATCTCTGGAGATGGACGCCGAATCCCGGATGCCCACTGCGATCGAAGGTCTGGAGACCTTTACCTTGGGTGGCAACAATCGGTCTGAGAGCGAGGAAGAAGAAAAGATCGTCGATGCTGATAGTTTCTTCAACCTGCCTGCAGGTGGCGACGATGATGAAGACGAGGACGACGCAGATCCGCGCTTCTGA
- a CDS encoding DNA polymerase III subunit gamma/tau: MSDTAGDTAGQSTGQYQVLARKYRPETFADLVGQDAMVRTLKNAFAADRIAQAFIMTGIRGTGKTTTARIIAKGMNCIGEDGNGGPTTEPCGKCEHCTAIMEGRHVDVMEMDAASRTGVGDIREIIDSVQYRAASARYKIYIIDEVHMLSTSAFNALLKTLEEPPAHVKFIFATTEIRKVPVTVLSRCQRFDLRRIEPEVMITLLQKIAGAENAQIAEDALALITRAAEGSARDATSLLDQAISHGAGETTADQVRAMLGLADRGRVLDLIDMIMRGDAASALTELSAQYAEGADPLAVLRDLAEITHWVSVVKITPDAAEDPTVSPDERARGSQMAEALPMRVLTRMWQMLLKALEEVAAAPNAMMAAEMAVIRLTHVADLPTPEQLMRTLQDTPPPPPTGPGGPGNGMAMPQGGGHQQGGQYNAPQGAQQGSFPVGPSGGATMSNGNGQAVALAPQMDQALARYPSFEHIVELIRVRRDGLLLEYVKTYLRLVSYQPGRITIQPTDDAPKDLAQRLGQQLQTWTQARWVISLANEGGGETITERDNAAENALRAEASTHPMVQAVLESFPKAKIKRIRTAEELTAEVEAEALPEVEDEWDPFEEE; this comes from the coding sequence ATGAGCGACACAGCAGGCGACACAGCAGGCCAATCAACCGGTCAATATCAGGTTCTGGCCCGCAAATACCGGCCCGAAACCTTTGCCGATCTGGTCGGCCAGGACGCCATGGTGCGCACGCTAAAAAACGCCTTTGCAGCGGACCGCATCGCCCAGGCCTTTATCATGACCGGCATCCGGGGCACCGGTAAAACCACCACGGCCCGCATCATTGCCAAGGGCATGAACTGCATTGGTGAGGATGGCAACGGCGGTCCGACAACCGAACCCTGTGGCAAATGCGAACATTGCACCGCCATCATGGAAGGCCGCCATGTCGATGTTATGGAAATGGACGCCGCCAGCCGCACCGGTGTTGGTGACATCCGCGAAATCATCGATTCGGTGCAGTACCGTGCCGCCTCCGCCCGCTACAAGATCTACATCATTGATGAGGTCCACATGCTGTCGACCAGCGCCTTCAACGCGCTGTTGAAGACGCTGGAAGAACCGCCCGCACATGTGAAATTCATCTTTGCCACCACGGAGATCCGCAAGGTACCAGTGACGGTGCTGTCGCGCTGCCAGCGGTTCGATTTGCGCCGCATTGAACCTGAGGTAATGATCACCCTGTTGCAAAAGATCGCAGGCGCTGAGAATGCCCAAATCGCCGAGGATGCGCTGGCCCTCATCACCCGCGCCGCCGAGGGGTCGGCCCGTGATGCCACCTCGCTGCTGGATCAGGCGATTTCTCATGGCGCAGGCGAAACAACAGCTGATCAGGTCCGCGCCATGTTGGGACTGGCGGATCGCGGGCGGGTCCTTGATCTCATCGACATGATTATGCGTGGCGACGCGGCTTCGGCCCTGACTGAGCTGAGCGCGCAATATGCCGAAGGTGCCGATCCGCTGGCAGTGCTGCGCGACCTAGCCGAGATCACCCATTGGGTGTCGGTGGTGAAAATCACACCCGATGCCGCCGAAGATCCCACCGTCAGTCCGGATGAACGCGCCCGTGGCAGCCAAATGGCCGAAGCGCTGCCGATGCGCGTTCTGACCCGGATGTGGCAAATGCTGCTCAAGGCGCTGGAAGAGGTCGCCGCCGCGCCCAATGCGATGATGGCAGCAGAGATGGCGGTGATCCGGCTGACCCATGTGGCTGACCTGCCAACACCAGAACAGTTGATGCGCACATTGCAGGACACGCCCCCACCGCCGCCCACGGGCCCCGGCGGCCCGGGAAACGGTATGGCGATGCCACAAGGCGGTGGCCACCAGCAAGGCGGCCAGTACAATGCCCCGCAAGGCGCGCAGCAGGGCAGCTTCCCTGTTGGCCCCAGCGGAGGCGCGACCATGTCGAACGGCAATGGTCAGGCCGTGGCTCTCGCGCCGCAGATGGATCAGGCATTGGCCCGTTACCCCAGCTTTGAACATATCGTGGAGCTAATTCGTGTCCGCCGAGACGGCCTTTTGCTGGAATATGTGAAAACATACCTGCGGTTGGTGTCCTATCAGCCCGGCCGGATCACTATTCAGCCCACCGATGACGCGCCCAAAGACCTCGCACAGCGCCTTGGCCAACAGCTGCAAACCTGGACCCAGGCGCGCTGGGTCATTTCCCTCGCCAATGAGGGCGGCGGCGAGACCATCACCGAACGCGACAACGCCGCAGAGAACGCCCTGCGCGCCGAGGCCAGCACCCACCCGATGGTGCAGGCCGTGCTGGAGAGTTTCCCCAAGGCCAAGATCAAACGCATCCGCACCGCCGAAGAGCTGACCGCAGAAGTCGAGGCAGAGGCCCTGCCCGAGGTCGAGGACGAATGGGACCCCTTCGAGGAAGAGTGA
- a CDS encoding YbaB/EbfC family nucleoid-associated protein, with protein MLKGLGGLGDMAKMMKSAQELQGKMAQMQEDLHNVMVTGEAGAGLVKATASAKGDLKALDIDPSIFNGDDKEVVEDLILAAIKDAQAKAAEKAQEEMASLTESMGLPKDIKLPF; from the coding sequence ATGCTCAAAGGCCTCGGCGGTCTTGGCGACATGGCCAAGATGATGAAATCGGCACAGGAACTGCAAGGCAAGATGGCGCAGATGCAGGAAGATCTGCACAATGTCATGGTCACCGGCGAAGCAGGCGCTGGCCTTGTGAAGGCAACCGCATCGGCCAAGGGTGACCTTAAGGCATTGGATATCGATCCGTCGATCTTCAACGGCGACGACAAGGAAGTGGTCGAAGACCTGATCCTTGCCGCGATCAAGGATGCCCAGGCCAAAGCCGCCGAAAAAGCGCAGGAAGAAATGGCGAGCCTGACCGAAAGCATGGGCTTGCCCAAGGATATCAAACTGCCGTTCTAA